GGCTGGCGGAAACGCTCGCGCTGCTGCCCGAATTCCAGACGGCACTGGAGAAGAGAGGGCTGAAACCCACGGCCCGTGCGGATCGGGACTTTCAATGGAAGGACCTGGGCCGAGGCCTTGCCCGCGCTGGCAGGGATGCGCTCTCCAGCACTTCGCTCAGCGGTGATGCGAGAGGCTTCAACTTCACCCTCATACGAGGCCAACTTCCTCCAAGCTACCAGGAGGCCCTCGACGAGGCGGAGAGGAAGTGGGCGGCGCAGCACTTCTCCGGGGGCAACGTGGTGCTGGGTGGCTTCGACCACCTCACCTTCGGCGTGCCGTTGGGCTTCTACAGCCTGCTGGCCGGAACGGGCCATGGGGCGTACGCGCTGACACAAGGCAGATACGAGCAGGCCACGCGCGAATTGGCGCCAGCGGCACTCCTGGTGGCGCTCTACGCGGGTGGCAAGGGCGTGCGCTACCTCTCCGAGGGGAGAGGCGCACCGGGGACGGGGCCGCACCTCCTCGGCGGACTCGAGGCGATGGAGCTGCGGCTGCGAGCCCTCGATGAAACGGCGCGGCGATTGGAAGGGCTGCTCGGCCTGAAGGGACTGCGGGAACTGGCCCGGTACATCCAGGCCAGCCGGGAGGCGAGCCGTTTCGTCGCCGTGGGCGGGGTGGACGCCGCGCTGGCGCTGCATGAGGCCCGAGGGGATGTGGCCAGGGCCCGGCCGCTGATGTCCAGCGCCAGGCTCAAGGCCACGGGCTCCTCCGCGAGCAGGAGCGGTGCGGAAACAGGCACCGGGAAGGTGGCCACCGCGGCCGACGAAGCCACACACCGCTCTGGCTGGGTGGCGCGTGAAGTGGAGCGCCCTGGCACCCTGGCCTCGCTGGTGGACGAACAGGCCGGCCACACGCGGGAGGTAGTGGAAGCGAAACTCTCGGCGGTGGAGCTCGAGTCGGCGAGCCCGCGCCTGCCCAAGGACGCGAGCGTGCTGGTGAAGCAGCGCCCTTCTCTCGACGCCCCGCCGCCTGGGGCCCGCGGCAACCCACGCTGGCGCGAGTACGTCGACTACTACGAGAAGCGCCTGGGAGAGGTGAAGGAGGGCAAGGCCGCAAAGGGCCCGCTGCCATGGGAGGCCTACGAGCAGATGCGGGCGTGGTTCGCCCGGGGGCTGGCCTTCGAGCGCGTCATGGTGGCACTGCTGGAGGCCGACGCGCAGCTACCTCGGGCACAGCGCCGCTTCCTCGGGGACTTCGACAAGCCCCGCATTGAAACGAATGTGGGCGTGAGAAAGCCGAGCCCGGGGCTGCGCTACGCGGATGTGCTCGTCATCGAAGAGGGCGGGCTTGCCGGACAGCCACGTCGTGTCGAGACGTTCAGCTTCAAGAGCCGAGACCTCTCGGGGATGAAATTCGAAACCTTGGCGGCCCAGATGATTGAGGACGCAAGGGAAGCTCTGCGGAACTACGGCGAGACGCTGGACATCCGCCGCGACTCCATCCAATCCCTTCTCCCTGGAGGCAGCAAGGTGAAGGTGCCGAGAGTACGTCTCGTTTACGAAGGCGGAGACCTCAAGCCCAAGAATGAGAACGTCTTGACGAGAGCCTTGGACGAAGCCAAGGAAATGGTTCCGGAAGTGGAGGTATCGGTCCAATGAAGGCGCTGAGCGTGCATGATTTGCAGCCGGAGGACAGCCTCTGGCTCGATTTCAAAGGTGCCTTCAACCCGCAGGCGGCACGGGAAAGCGAACTAGAGCCACTCATCGAGGCGATTGAGAAGTACGCCAGCGGGTGGATGCCGGACATCGTCAATGGAAAGCGGCTGCGCAAATACTCTCGTGCTTCTATTTGGAAGGCACTGGACGAGCGACTCGATGGGAACAGTACGGCCCTGGGGCTCTACCGGACAGAGTGGCCCGCGCTGGACAGTCGACTCAGGCTATGGCTTCCACCGCGAGTTCCCGAACTAGACATCATCATCAATGTGAAGCCGCTCTTATTCTTTGCGGAGGAGAAGCGCTGCCGCCATTTTATGGAGATGGTGCGTGAGTGGGCTTCCCATTACCTGGTTCCCCATGCCGTGGCTCACAGCAGTGATGATATGGAGCTGGCTGGTTTCCCCAGCTTTGGCCGCGACGACGAGACTCGAAGAAGAGACGGGTTCGACAAAATCTACGAGGTGTTCTGGCTCAACGTTTTCGGCCCCAAGCTGGTGGAGATAGTCGGTCGCGAGCGCATGCTGTCCACACCGGCCCACCGGGTGGAGGAACTCCCGAATGGCTCCGTCCTCCTGGTGACGTGGCCCACCGTGGCGGATTTCGCCAGCAGGGAGGCACGGCTTGCCCAGGCCCGCGCCCACGCCCACCTCCGGCCGGACCTGGACTTCGACACCGTGCTGCACAACCTGCTCGCGCGCAGTGCGAGGCTCGCCCCCGTCGAGCCCCGCTTCCACCCGGACCTGGCTCCGCTCCTCTCGCGTGTGGTGGACCGCGCCGCCAGTCACGAGCGCCAGCGCAGGATCGCCGAGCTCAACGCCTGGCAGCCGCCCGAGCCCGAGGAGTGGCGCCCCGTCGACTCCGCCCTCCCCTCGGACGTGGACGACGCGGAACGTGCTCGCGAGCATTACAGCACCCTCGCCGAGCACCTCGTGGCCCTGCTGCACACGAAGGTTCCCTCCATCTTCGAGGCGACACCCGAGTCCCTCACGGACGCCGACTTCTACTTCTGGCGCGAGGAGTTCCCGGCGAGCCGCCAGCGGGAAGCCATTGACGAGACCGCCGTGCCCGCCATTGGTGCGTACCTGGGCGAGGTGCTGGTGCGAAATCTCGGTGGCGAATGGATACCGCGCCAGAAGCTCGAGGAGGCGCAAGTGCGCGTAGGCAGCCGCGTCTGGTTGCCCTTCGTTCGGGCGCGCCACTACATGACCTCGCGACAGTCGCTTCTGGACTACTCCCTCACCCGGCTCTATCGCGCGGCCGAGCGGCACCGAGGCTGAGAACGAGGGCGCTACCGGACGAACACGGGCGCGGACACGTCGACGGAGTACGGCACCGCCGCCGCGCCAGTGGCACGGACGCGGACGAAGAAGGGGCCTCCGTGCTCCGCCCGCAGGAGACGCACCTCACCCGCCTGGTGCTGAACGATGTCCCCAGGTGCGCTCAACGGCAGCGGGTTGCCCTTGCCGTCGAGGAGCTCGACCTCCAACGGCCCCAGCGCCGCGTCCCAGCGCACGACCGCGCCAGAGGGGTAGCAGCAGTCGCCATGGGCGTGAATCCAGTCCGCGTCCCCGGGGCACGCCACCCGCCCCTCGAGCTTCAACGGCCCGTGATTGAAGACGTGGGAGACGGCGGGGACGGCCAGCCCCTGCTCCAGCGTGTCGTCGTCCTCCCACGCGTCATCCGTACAGGCCGGACCGTCAGGTGACCCGCTCCCACGCGGGAGCCCACTCCCCTCCCCGGCCGTGCGGCAGGCGCCCATCCCCCACGAGGAGGCCCCCATCAGCGCGAGACACAGCAACCTCATCATCCGGCGACGTGTAGCAGGCATGGGGGTCCTCTCGAGGGTGGCGGGTTGGAGACATGAACAACGCCAGCATTCTTCAGATGGCGTCGAGATCGATGTCGCAGCCGATCTTCTCGCCGAGCGCGCCCAGCTCGTCCCGCATCCTGCGGGCGCTCGTGCCCTGCGGAAGGGTGACGACGCCCTCGAGCACGAAGAGCGGCGTCCCCGCGAAGGGCGCCGACTCGACGCGAGTCTCGAGCTCCTCGACGTTGACGGAGTGCTGGCGGAGGAGCGCGGTCACGCGGGCGGCGATGCCCGGCTGGTCGTTGCTGTAGACCTTGAGGCGGTAGGGAACGCCGCCAGGAGCCCGCGAGGTGCTGGCGGCCGCCTCGTACATCTCGAGACGGAGCCCCATCCCCGAGCCGTCGCTCTCGAGCTTGCGCCGGAGCGAGGCGAGCGCTTCGGAGGAACCCTCGATGAGGGCGAGCAGGGCGAAGTGGCCGCGCAGATTGACCATGCGGCTGTCGGAGAGGCTGGCGCCAACGTCGAACACATGACGGGTGAGGTCGGCGACGAGCCCTGGACGATCGGGACCCACTGCGGTGACGATGAGCTGAGGCATAGGGCCGCCACCATAACAACCCGGCTCGGGCCGCGAACGCACATCCTTCACGGAGCATGGCCGACCTGTCGGAAGCGGACGTTCCGCCGGCGGCGGTACGGGTCACTCCAGGACAACTCCATGGAAATCTCAGTCCATCAAGCCAGCATCCCCACCCTGCTCCGCATGCTGCGGAACCTGGAGCACATCCTCCAAAAGGCAGCCGCCTTCGCGGAGAAGGAACGGATGAATCCGGAGCTGCTCCTGGAGCGGCGCCTCCATCCGGACATGTTCCCGCTGTCGAGACAGGTGGAGATCGTCGTCTCTGGCGCGAAGGGGTGCGCCGCGCGCTTGGCCGGCCGCATCGCTCTGGACGATGAGTCGCCGGAGCTCGCGGTCTTCAACAGGGGCTCCGAGCAGGAGTTCGGCGAGCGGCTGACGTCATTCACCGCGCTGCGGACGCTGATCCAGGAGGCGCTCGGTTATCTGGAAACGATCTCGCGGGAGGAGGTCGACGCCGGGCCGGAACGGCCCATCTCCGTGGCCAAGCCGGGAGAGGTTCGCGTCTTCGAGAACCCCCGGTCGTTCGTGCTCCTCTCCGTCCTCCCGAACCTCTATTTCCACATCACGGTGGTGTACGCCTTGCTGAGATCGGCGGGGGTTCCCCTGGGCAAGCAGGACTTCGAGGGAGCCCCAGCCTATCGAATCCGGCGCCCCGCTGAAGACGCCGGGTGACGTCACCGAGGGGCAGCCCGGCGGACAGGCGCCACCCTCCCCCTCGGCCAGACGAGGCATCACGTTGTCAGCGGGCGCGTCGTGGGCACCTTGCACACGGACAAAGGCATCCCTCTTCCAAGGAGGCGCTCATGGCGCGCATCGCATTCATCGTGGACAAGGATTTCGAGGACTCGGAGTTCCGGGTGCCCTACGACCAGGTGAAGCAGGCCGGGCACGAGCCCGTCATCATCGGTCTGGAAGCCGGCAAGGAGCTCCAGGGCAAGAAGGGCAAGGAGACGATCCGCGCCGACAAGGCGATCCAGGACGTGCGGGCGGAGGACTTCGCCGCGCTGGTGATTCCGGGAGGCTACTCACCGGACCACCTGCGCATGGACTCCCGGATGGTCGGCTTCGTGCGGGACTTCTTCAAGGCGGACAAGCCCATCGCCGCCATCTGTCACGCGCCGTGGATGCTCGTGGAGGCGGACATCGCGGACGGACGCACGGTCACCTCATTCCCTTCCATCAAGACGGACCTGCTCAACGCGGGGGCGCGCTGGGTGGATCGCGAAGTGGTGGAGGACGGCAACCTCATCACCTCGCGCAAGCCGGATGACTTGAAGGCCTTCTGCGCCGCGCTGCTGCGCCAGGTGGACCAGGGCATCGCCTCGCGCCTCGAGTCTCCCCTGGCCGCCCAGTCCACCGCGGCTCCACCGCCCTCGGTGCATTGAGGCCAGGAGGGAGGGGTAGTGCACCTCGGCGAAGACACCGCCGGGGCCCAGCGCGTACTTGAGGGCCTGACACGCCCCGGTCCGCCGGGCTGGTCAGAGAGAGGCTGGGCCGACTTTGTGATGTCCTCACCGTGTTGCAGATTAGATTCATGTAGCGAGGAGGTGTCTCGTCACAAGGGGAGCAGGGAAGCCCATGTCGACAGTCGACGGGCAAGGACGTGAGGCAAGAAGAAAGCCCTCCGTCCCCTCCTTTCCCAAGCTGCTCGTCCTGGTAGGGGCCAGCCTTCACGCCACGCTGATCGTCGACAGCCAGGGTCGGATCGTCCGGGTGGACAACACCCTGGCCCCCGCCGGAGGGTGGGAGCTCGAAGCGCCGCTCGAAGGACGGACCCTCGAGGAGGTGCTCCACCACCACCCCTGGCTCACCCATGCCCTCCGGACGGCCCTCACCGGACAGGAGACGGCCTGCGAAGGCGGCGAGCCAGCCCGGCGGATGAGAGCCCTCGTGCTTCCCATCTTCGGAGACGACGGCCAGTGCCTGGGCGCCTGTGCCCGCCTGAGAGCGAGCGCCCCGCAACCCGAGACGGCCCACCACGAGGCACTGAAACAGGAGCTCACCCGGACCCAGCAACAGTACGAAGAGCTCCTCAACGCCCTGGACTGCATCGTCTGGGAAGCCGACGTGGGCTTCCGCTTCACCTTCGTCAACAAGCAGTCCGAACGCCTGCTCGGCTATTCCCCCCTCGAATGGATACAGGAGCCGGACTTCTGGGAGAACCACGTCCATCCCGAGGACCGAGGGTGGGCCCAGGCCTATTGCATGAAGGCCACCCGGGAGCGCAGGCCCTATGAGTTCGAGTACCGCATGGTGGCCACGGATGGACGCATCGTGTGGCTGCGGGCCCACGTCACGGTGCTCGTCGAGGAGGGACAGCCCCCGAAGCTCCGCGGCATCATGGTGGACGTCACCGAGCAGCGCCAGGCCCGGGAGAAGCTGGAGCGGACGGCCTCCCTGCTGCGCGCCACGTTCGACTCCATCGCGGATGGCGTGATCGTGGTGGACACGAACCAGCGGCTCACCGCCTACAACAAGCGGTTCCAGCTGCTCTGGGGGCTCCCCGATGACGTCCTGCTGGTGAACATGGACATCGCGAAGTCGATCACCGTCGCCGCCCCCCTGCTCAAGGACCCGGAGCGGTTCATCCTGCGGCTCCAGGAGATGTTCGTGGTCTCCGAGCAGGTGTACGTCGATACCATCGAGTTCCTCGATGGCCGCATCCTCGAGCTCACCTCGCTGCCCCAACGGATGGGAAGCACCATCATCGGACGCATCTGGAGCTACCGGGATGTCACGGAGGAGCGCCGCGGCAAGGCGGAGCAGGAGCGGTTGTTCGCGGCCGAGCAGAACGCGCGCGAGCAGCTGGAGGAGTCGTTCGCCCTGCTCGACACCTTCCTGAACAACGCGCCCATCGGACTGGGCTTCCTCAGCCGCGACCTGCGCTTCATCCGGACCAACGACGCGCTGGCCGCGCTCCATGGCAAGACCCGGGAGGAGGAGGTGGGCCGGGAGCTCCGCGAGATGGCGCCGTACGTGGCGAACACCATCGAGCCCCTCATGCGCCAGGTCATGGAGACCGGTGAGCCCCTCATCGGACTGGACACGGCGCTCGAGGTCCCGGCCACCCCGGGCCAGTTGCGGTACTGGCGCGTCAGCTACTACCCCGTCCGGACGAAGAGCGGGAGGATCGTGGGCGTCGGCGCCGTGGTCGTCGAGTTGACGCAGGAGCGCCGCGCGCAGGAGGAGCGGGAGCGGCTGCTGCGCGAGGCCCACGAGGCCATCCGGATCCGGGATGACTTCCTCTCCATCGCCTCGCACGAGCTGAAGACCCCCCTCACGCCCATCAAGCTCCACTTGCAGAGGCTCGAGCAGCGGAGCGCCGCCGGGCAGCCCATCCCGCCCCAGCTCGCGCAGAAGGCACTCGCCCAGGTGGACCGGCTCACCGGGGTGATCTCCGACATGCTGGACTCCTCGCGGATCGAGGCGGGGCTGCTGGAGCTGGAGCGCGAGCCCCTGTCACTCCAGGAGCTCATCCGCGAGGTCCTGGCCGGCTTCCGCCCGCACTGTCTCCATCACCCGCTGGAGTACGAGGAATGCGCGGAGGCGCTCGTCGTCCAGGGGGACTGGAGCCGGCTCGCGCAGGTGCTGACGAACCTGCTGGAGAACGCCCTCAAGTACAGCCCCCAGAAAGGGCCGATCCGCGTCACGCTCACCCGGAGCGGAGCGGAGGCGCTCGTCTCCGTCTCGGACTCCGGAATCGGCATCCCGGCGGACCAGCAGGCGCACCTCTTCGAGCGCTTCTTCCGGGCCCGGAACGCCCCCGTGTCTGGCTTTGGCGGGTTGGGGCTCGGGCTCTACATCAGCCGGCACCTCGTCGAGCGTCACGGCGGCCGCATCTGGGTGGAGAGCGAGTCGGGCCAGGGCGCCACCTTCCGCTTCACCCTCCCGGTCCCCCCTTGAGGCGGGACTACCGTTCCAAATCCCACA
This region of Archangium lipolyticum genomic DNA includes:
- a CDS encoding glycine cleavage system protein R — protein: MPQLIVTAVGPDRPGLVADLTRHVFDVGASLSDSRMVNLRGHFALLALIEGSSEALASLRRKLESDGSGMGLRLEMYEAAASTSRAPGGVPYRLKVYSNDQPGIAARVTALLRQHSVNVEELETRVESAPFAGTPLFVLEGVVTLPQGTSARRMRDELGALGEKIGCDIDLDAI
- a CDS encoding DUF1993 domain-containing protein, with amino-acid sequence MEISVHQASIPTLLRMLRNLEHILQKAAAFAEKERMNPELLLERRLHPDMFPLSRQVEIVVSGAKGCAARLAGRIALDDESPELAVFNRGSEQEFGERLTSFTALRTLIQEALGYLETISREEVDAGPERPISVAKPGEVRVFENPRSFVLLSVLPNLYFHITVVYALLRSAGVPLGKQDFEGAPAYRIRRPAEDAG
- a CDS encoding type 1 glutamine amidotransferase domain-containing protein; amino-acid sequence: MARIAFIVDKDFEDSEFRVPYDQVKQAGHEPVIIGLEAGKELQGKKGKETIRADKAIQDVRAEDFAALVIPGGYSPDHLRMDSRMVGFVRDFFKADKPIAAICHAPWMLVEADIADGRTVTSFPSIKTDLLNAGARWVDREVVEDGNLITSRKPDDLKAFCAALLRQVDQGIASRLESPLAAQSTAAPPPSVH
- a CDS encoding PAS domain-containing sensor histidine kinase; amino-acid sequence: MSTVDGQGREARRKPSVPSFPKLLVLVGASLHATLIVDSQGRIVRVDNTLAPAGGWELEAPLEGRTLEEVLHHHPWLTHALRTALTGQETACEGGEPARRMRALVLPIFGDDGQCLGACARLRASAPQPETAHHEALKQELTRTQQQYEELLNALDCIVWEADVGFRFTFVNKQSERLLGYSPLEWIQEPDFWENHVHPEDRGWAQAYCMKATRERRPYEFEYRMVATDGRIVWLRAHVTVLVEEGQPPKLRGIMVDVTEQRQAREKLERTASLLRATFDSIADGVIVVDTNQRLTAYNKRFQLLWGLPDDVLLVNMDIAKSITVAAPLLKDPERFILRLQEMFVVSEQVYVDTIEFLDGRILELTSLPQRMGSTIIGRIWSYRDVTEERRGKAEQERLFAAEQNAREQLEESFALLDTFLNNAPIGLGFLSRDLRFIRTNDALAALHGKTREEEVGRELREMAPYVANTIEPLMRQVMETGEPLIGLDTALEVPATPGQLRYWRVSYYPVRTKSGRIVGVGAVVVELTQERRAQEERERLLREAHEAIRIRDDFLSIASHELKTPLTPIKLHLQRLEQRSAAGQPIPPQLAQKALAQVDRLTGVISDMLDSSRIEAGLLELEREPLSLQELIREVLAGFRPHCLHHPLEYEECAEALVVQGDWSRLAQVLTNLLENALKYSPQKGPIRVTLTRSGAEALVSVSDSGIGIPADQQAHLFERFFRARNAPVSGFGGLGLGLYISRHLVERHGGRIWVESESGQGATFRFTLPVPP